In Gemmata obscuriglobus, a single genomic region encodes these proteins:
- a CDS encoding SMI1/KNR4 family protein, producing MGEAEVARIESALGHPLPGEYRDFLRRHADEVRRIKATLPQRAVLWTDADAIIRENLAARQRAAWMTVGEDEEPWPASYLVVGTNGAGDYWFVDRGGAMWGVGFYQHEAHEVEERYGSFEVYLAELRQEARDAQ from the coding sequence ATGGGCGAAGCCGAGGTTGCCCGGATCGAGTCGGCGCTCGGCCATCCGCTGCCCGGCGAGTACCGCGACTTCCTCCGCCGCCACGCTGACGAAGTTCGCCGGATCAAGGCGACCCTCCCGCAACGCGCTGTGCTGTGGACCGACGCGGATGCCATCATCCGAGAGAATTTGGCGGCGCGGCAGCGGGCGGCCTGGATGACCGTTGGTGAGGACGAGGAGCCGTGGCCAGCGAGCTACCTCGTCGTCGGCACCAACGGGGCTGGGGACTACTGGTTCGTGGACCGCGGTGGTGCCATGTGGGGTGTCGGGTTCTACCAACACGAGGCCCACGAGGTCGAGGAGCGGTACGGCAGCTTCGAGGTGTATCTGGCGGAGCTGCGGCAGGAGGCCCGCGACGCCCAATAA
- a CDS encoding SMI1/KNR4 family protein: MNERLRQLLVAAWHACPEEERHPPAAEGDLRAFEVEFGTIPPAFREYLTVCGGRVGGDGEWIDGLPELADSHRQFRADNEFWHMRGVFIIGWDGGGNPFGIELSSGRVLVEDHDFGGIHEMAPSFPAFLAAGLSPNAEPGAAPDTAG, translated from the coding sequence GTGAACGAGCGACTGCGGCAACTCCTTGTCGCGGCGTGGCACGCCTGCCCTGAGGAGGAACGCCACCCGCCGGCCGCCGAGGGCGACCTGCGGGCGTTCGAGGTCGAGTTCGGGACGATCCCGCCAGCGTTCCGCGAGTACCTGACGGTGTGCGGCGGGCGCGTGGGCGGTGACGGCGAGTGGATCGACGGGCTGCCCGAGTTGGCCGATTCGCACCGCCAGTTCCGAGCGGACAACGAGTTCTGGCACATGCGAGGAGTGTTCATCATCGGTTGGGATGGCGGCGGCAACCCGTTCGGCATCGAGCTCTCGTCCGGGCGAGTGCTGGTCGAGGATCACGACTTTGGCGGCATCCACGAGATGGCCCCTTCGTTCCCCGCGTTCCTGGCCGCCGGGTTATCCCCAAACGCCGAACCCGGCGCTGCACCTGACACCGCCGGCTGA
- a CDS encoding YfbM family protein, with translation MGVRGVHLALTAEESSRLMDTPYMTDDAIIAFVEEIEARWDREWLQETDKAWDAIHRCLTGGKLEYGDSPLHMCVFAHDNLLVDEDRFTVCHADANEVKQVAAAIAGIDKAELRRRYDAIEPDQYDGALGDEDFEYTWGWFVPLREFFNKAAAHDRAVIFTV, from the coding sequence ATGGGCGTGCGTGGTGTCCACCTCGCGTTGACGGCTGAGGAGTCGTCCCGGCTGATGGACACGCCATACATGACCGACGACGCGATCATCGCCTTCGTGGAGGAGATCGAGGCCCGGTGGGATCGGGAGTGGCTTCAGGAAACGGATAAGGCGTGGGACGCCATCCACCGCTGCCTCACCGGCGGCAAACTGGAGTACGGCGACAGCCCGCTACACATGTGCGTCTTCGCCCACGACAATCTCCTCGTGGACGAGGACCGATTCACCGTCTGCCACGCCGACGCCAACGAGGTCAAGCAGGTTGCGGCTGCCATCGCAGGCATCGACAAAGCGGAGCTGCGGCGGCGGTACGATGCCATCGAGCCAGACCAGTACGACGGCGCCCTCGGCGACGAGGACTTCGAGTACACTTGGGGCTGGTTCGTGCCACTGCGGGAGTTCTTCAACAAAGCGGCCGCGCACGACCGGGCTGTAATCTTCACCGTGTAA
- a CDS encoding ankyrin repeat domain-containing protein yields the protein MAKAQRLSEAIWADDLATVAAIIAAGADVNAADEPHWPLLFQAIEHQRTEIARRLIAAGADINCDVGAGWTPLVHAIDIESDAAWQANHEAGHESTELTALLLAAGAIPTERAFESARAYNNRKALSLLEGARQAEPGAAPDTAG from the coding sequence GTGGCGAAGGCTCAACGGCTGTCGGAAGCCATCTGGGCCGATGACCTCGCGACAGTCGCAGCGATTATTGCGGCGGGTGCCGATGTCAACGCGGCCGACGAACCGCACTGGCCTCTGCTGTTCCAAGCCATCGAGCACCAACGAACGGAGATCGCACGCCGGCTGATCGCAGCCGGGGCCGATATCAACTGTGACGTGGGCGCGGGTTGGACCCCACTGGTTCACGCCATCGACATCGAGAGCGACGCTGCGTGGCAAGCAAACCACGAGGCCGGGCACGAGTCCACCGAGCTGACCGCCCTGCTGCTGGCAGCCGGCGCGATCCCGACCGAGCGGGCGTTCGAGTCCGCGCGGGCGTACAACAACCGCAAGGCGCTGTCACTGCTGGAGGGCGCAAGGCAGGCCGAACCCGGCGCTGCACCTGACACCGCCGGCTGA